A single region of the Aeromicrobium chenweiae genome encodes:
- a CDS encoding response regulator → MIRVLLADDQALVRGAFALLVSSTDGMEVVGEAGTGDEAVTLARDLLPDVVLMDIRMPNMDGIEATRQIVADDRSSGSKVLILTTFETDINVLRGLRAGASGFLPKDTRPDALLDAIRTVAAGEALLSPGATRAVITRALSHPDAPAPERLASLTAREREVLRLIASGRSNREIAHELVVSPLTAKTHVSRILAKMGARDRVHLVIAAYEAGLL, encoded by the coding sequence GTGATCCGGGTCCTGCTCGCCGACGATCAGGCTCTGGTGCGCGGCGCGTTCGCACTGTTGGTCAGCTCCACCGACGGCATGGAAGTTGTCGGGGAGGCTGGCACCGGCGACGAGGCGGTGACACTGGCCCGGGATCTGCTCCCCGACGTCGTCCTGATGGACATCAGGATGCCCAACATGGACGGCATCGAGGCGACGCGGCAGATCGTCGCCGACGATCGATCGAGCGGCAGCAAGGTGCTGATCCTGACCACGTTCGAGACGGACATCAACGTGCTGCGCGGTCTTCGCGCGGGGGCGTCTGGATTCCTGCCCAAGGACACCCGTCCGGACGCGCTGCTGGACGCCATCCGCACGGTCGCGGCGGGGGAGGCGCTGCTCTCGCCCGGCGCCACCAGGGCGGTCATCACCCGCGCGCTGAGTCACCCCGACGCCCCTGCACCTGAGCGACTGGCCAGCCTGACGGCGCGCGAACGCGAGGTGCTTCGGCTGATCGCCTCGGGCCGAAGCAACCGGGAGATCGCACACGAGCTGGTCGTCAGCCCCCTGACCGCCAAGACGCACGTGAGCCGGATCCTCGCGAAGATGGGCGCTCGCGACCGGGTCCACCTCGTGATCGCCGCCTACGAAGCGGGTCTTCTCTAG